AGCTCACACAGCAGCGCCCTCATCTGGTGCTTTAGGTAAGTTAATGAGTACAAAAAAATGTCCTTTCTCTGGAAATACTGtggagcaggggtgtcaaactccaggctgcaggttttcattctaacccttttcctaatcaacgaacagttttcactgctaattaacttttcctttcattttaatagccccgtTTTAAGCATTCAGTGTTCTGAATTGCTTTGTCTCTTCATTaattggcacccaaacagaactgagatgtgaaatgagccaattgatgaccagctaaattggaatgtcaaactccagccaatttcactccaaccagcttattaataagaagccaattcttgctgttaattaaactcgttatttaattccatagctcattgctgctctcattctcccacagcagacatttccaaaaatgttgattttctgtttttcctaagaacaccatcaatatGTTTTGGCAACCTTAGAAATCATCCTTACTGagaacttcacctttctttattttcagatgggcaccggtgagctggtcatgtggcagcttattttgtatctcattatagATTGGCTGctctttaaggaaaaagaaacaactaaggagtctgagtcaagttaattaaaattaaggcaaaataagttaattagcagcaaaaattgttcattaattaagaaggtggtaagaatgaaaacctgcagccactgtggccctctaggactgaAGTTTGACACCTGTGCTGTAGAGGAAAGGGGCAAGTTattatgtaagcataaataaGACTGCATTGATTGAACACTATTCTCTGCAAAATGATAATATGAAGAGCCTTCGTTATCATTTTGcagctaaatggtgtttgaactaattaattacaCCGGAAAGGTGCAACTGACATAACTGATCTAAACAGGACGGTTTAGCAATTACAGTAGCCCAGATATACACGAGTTATCGCGGCAAGCACCTGAACTTTGGCTCATCGTACACAAAACACAACTGATCAATGGTCAACTTTTGATACACGTACGACTCGCCCGAATTCTTCAGGGGGTCAGATTTTACACACACGTACGACTCGCCCAGCTccacattattttaaatgaatgtgtAACACCGCGCGACAAGACAATCACGGAAGGGTAGGGGTAGGTGTGAGACCCTGGAAATGGAACTGCAGTTGTTCTGCGAGCAGAAGATCGGAGCACGTTAGCCGCTAACAGCGAGGACGGACCAGGATTACAGTCTGATCGGTGCCGATTTATCGAGGTATAACACACAAAACACATAACGCGCCTTATGGTTTATCCATACTTGAAGAGCCGCTTTCACTGCCGTGTATCATTAGGATGgaattacaatttttaaatttacacgAGGGTGATGTTGGCTTCCCATTCGCAGCTTAATCTTGAGCCTCGTGGTCACCTGTCGTATTCATATAAtgcaataaatcagttcctttccaagttcttacttatATAATTCAGCGAATTAGTGTGTGTTAACCAATATTAATAGCTAAGCAGGTAACTTATTTCACTtgtttttctccattcatcctgTAATATCGACAGGGTTtcattggtcattttgtattaataattatttgtCAATAACTAATAACTGGACGCCCCCCTGTTGCGTATACATTCGAAAATGCTTAAGAAAATTGAACACTTTGTCACAGACCCTTCACCACTAACACGCATCAATCGATCAACAGACTCTAGCTGtgtatgaaagctattgagccaccacaagcacATTTGCGCTCCGTTTTAACTCCATTGTAAAATgctgttggataatggatgggtgttaAAAAGACACGCATTAATGTAGCCTACTAAGACATGTAACTGCATTCTGTtatcgttattattatttttttataattgttacaaaaatatattataaacaaaTGTGACcactgactcttggatgaagtaaattaaaaacaatgtgaaatgctccaaccTTCATATCTGTTAACTTTTAATCATCGAACGGTCCTGAATGTTACGCCAGACATACATTGTCTAACGTGTTACGGTAATGCAATTGCTATATTTTTTGACACAGATGGGGTGCCGTACTTTTCGGGTAGCGGCATGTAGTAACCTTTTATCCCGCTGTATTGACTCACGTGTGTGCATTTTAGCCAATTGTAGTGTTCTAACCTCATCACAGCGTCCAATCGCGTGCACGCATTTGGGCGGGTGCCAGTAATGGAATGCGGTCACAGGCGCTGCGTAGTCGGTCCGCAGTGTGCCGAAAGAGGAAGTAGACAAGGGGTGcagtactctgtgtgtgtgtgtgtgtgtgtgtgtctgtaattAATTATGACAGGTGTTCTCCTGTAATGGAAGAGATTTTTACCACTGTAAAATGAAACCGTCCCAAACCTAAGACGAAAGTTTTAAATTTTCCACACGGATATTCGTTATTTTCTTTTAGTATGGTTTGAAATTGTTctctttattcttgtttttagtTAACGTGTGTACCTTGTACGTCTTCACAGCTGCGGTTTAATCTTTTGGCAGAACAAAACTTTGTAACGACTGGTGTTAGACATGATAGTTTAAGAGAGACAACCCGGCAAGACGTAACACCAGAATAAGACCATTAATATTAAACAGATCGCTTTCGAAGTTTCATTTTTCGTGTTTAGCGCTTTCAGACTACGCGTTTTAGCGCCATCTAGcggttttttatgttttacatttttttacgtTAAAACTTTGTATTGgcaaaattaaaaagtacatacagtacatattttaggGGGTATAAGGGGAGACACCTCCGCCTTCAGCCGCAATGTTTCGTCTATTCGCGGCGCTCTTGCTGCTGCCTACACGTGTGGCCCTTCGGCTCGTGTCTTGGTCCTACTGGTCCGTAACGTACGGTACCTGTAGCATCACCTCATGCATGGTGCTCGTGGGTATGGTGTGGAGAACAGTGTTTAACCCCCGGAAAACGCTGTACTGGAGAGTAAGACGCAAACCCCCTGCCTGCCTGGAAGATCCTTCGCTGGGATCGCATTATTACATCCGAATGAAGGTAAGAAGTAGAtcacgacaaaaaaaaaaaagtgctttgacaTTTTTGATTTTCCCAGTATTTTAAGTGTAAATGTGCGTATGTATAATTTTATTATGCAAGTGAAAAATTATAATCATTGCACGTACTGAAATCTACTACTGTACTTTGGAAGGGCACGCTAGTCTTAAGTATTTTACTGCTTTTGGATTTACTTCAAGCCACACTGCGAGTCGCATCACGAGACAGCGAATCAGTGGGGTTACAGTACAGCACTCCGGAGCTATGAGGCTTGTTTTAGCACTTTTCTAATAACTCTAAACGTCGTGTTTAAAGAAGTAGGAATCTGGCTGTCTTGTTATTGCTGACATTCTTGAAATGTGGAAAGAAATCCGTTTTGCATGAAAATCATCTTGGGGCTGgtgtgatttatttaaaataacatgagAGTTGAATCATTGCCAAGCATTCACTgtatgtctgagagagagagtcCTATAAAGCAGTCAGGGTAGCCATCTATATAATggtcatatataacatttttctttttttttttttttttttttttgtaaataatggtcatatataacatttttcttttctttttttttttttgtaaattttcttgGACATGTGAAGCAACTTGCCTGATTATTTATGTCCCTGCTTTCAGAACTCTGGGCTGCGCTTCCATTACGTGACGGCTGGGGACAGAGGCCGACCTCTCATgctcttccttcatggattcctGGAGATGTGGTAATAGCTGAGTTTGGTTTACTAATTCagagcctgagagagagagactctgCTTATCATGCTGCAAAGTTCATCCGCCCTGAAGCTTCACCTTTGTAACTCCTAAATAGTCCGAATGTGGTGTTGAATATGTCACACTACATCCCAGGTGTGTAATCGAGATGGAGTTGTGTAGCACTTGCACTGTCCGTTGAGAAGTGCTATAGAAGTTGCTCATTagcatttcttttcctttctcctcGCATTTTTATCTGATTGACTTTAAAGTTTTCTAGGGAAGAATGTGTTGTGGTAAATAGCAGCTGTGTTTTATATCCCAGTAAACCAGGGTTACATTTTTGGCCATATCATTTTGctttgtggagtttgtacttGTGGTGTGATTGAGGGGTTTCCCTGTATCCATTAAACAGTGCATGCTCACAGGGAATGTCTGTGTCACTGTTCATGTGAAGTTTGTATGCTCTCCTATGTCTTAATGAGTTTAATCGGTTTGCTTCAGTTCCAGAGAGCATCCCAGAGATGTTTACATGGTAACTCTGAattgacctgcctgtgctacaattggaaaaccaaaagaaatgtaaccaattgtatctgaaatgttttaAGTCGCTTTGGATGAAGGCGTCACCCAAATAAGCAACTGTAAATGGGCCCAATGTAAGGGCATGCGAGTAACTACTTTCTTGTCCAAGATTGGTCCCTGACATGCACCCTGGCACCACAGTCCTTATAGTGGAGGGAAAAAAGTGAATTGGTGgtatttaaaatgttgtttatttataCTAATTAAGAGgcacattatacatttttacagtatTCTTAATTGGGCATGGCTATAGTAGTTCAACTGAACCATCTCATTAAAGACTCCTGCTGCAATACTTTCAAACAATGGAAGCATCTGATCAATTTGaaacataaatatacatttgACAAACTAGTTATTTAAAACCTTTGAAAAGTATAATGCATTTGAGCACATTGACTTTCATTACATTTGGGGATGAGCAATTGTAGATACTAAGAACAAGTTGTTAAAAATGTCCATATGGTTGACTATAGACGATAGTAGTTCAGTGATGTTTTAGTCACACTGATATGTGTTTATTCAGGATTCAGGCAGTATAGACCATGAACATCCATAAGAatcacagttttttaaaaaattaatttctggGCATATACTGTAGCATGTAAAATAACCTGAGGATTCTAATCCAACAACTGACCAAGGTTTTATAGATCATCTAATTTATGTggtcaataaaatacatttaacatcTTCCCAAATTTATATAGCTAAAGTGCTCAACATATATAACAATCCTTGTCAAACAACTTGCAAATAACCCATGAGAGAATGTTATATCTACATCATCATATCAGAATTCACTCTAGGTTTTAATTGTCAGCTAAATAACGGAGACAGCCTCAGAGTCAGAatcataaaagtacaaaaaaatgtcattaaaggTAACAGCTGCAGCACTCTACAAGAGCAAACATTTGAAACAGCAGATTAATGGTTCACTTTGCAAGTGTCATGGATGAGCATATATTATTGGAGttagaaataattttgtttttttgacagatAATGTTTCTATATTAAATGAATCTGCTGTTAGACCAATGAAGCACAAACAACACTGACATAGATGTTTTTTAGGTCTTTAGTTCAGCTCTTTGaaacttctttttaatatatcacactagggggcttcacttgccaagccccccggcctgcgctacacgctagccacttcgcgtTTCTGCCACTCGCGTGTGTGCATTTCATTTtgaccaaacaacaaatcttttaattctcgcggatacacctcttcattgtgaagaaacactacttttctctgatggcaacaaattagatgatctacaagtctccaacttaaagtttatttaatctctttacgctgttctgttatttcaccaagtaataatttccgtttgtttgcactaatgcaatctttactatcgtttttttgagactttcgaattttagtgctttcattatctctaacctgctctgcatgtgtatcgccccaacgtttttgaattctttacgatgttctactttgtcatctactctttttgtcttttatttctggccacgggtgtggttaaatctcttggcacaaagtctcgtctcgcaggacatgaaagtatctctctgaaaaaatcacatctcatcccaggctaaaaagtcttgtctcgtcccaggatttttgaaattataatatagagatatataatgtatataaacacacattgATTGTTTGTATACAGGTATTCATGGCGATATCAGCTTCGGGAGTTCAAGAATGAGTATTGTGCTGTGGCAATAGACCTCCGTGGATGTGGCGACTCTGACTGCCCCCGGAGGAGGGAGGACTACAAACTGGGTAATCTTctggaagatgtgaaggatatcatCCACACCCTTGGTAAGTCCATTTGTATATCAGGAGTCCACTTAGGTCAAAGCTAGGCTAGAGGAATATTACAAATTAGACAAaatgtgtttggggttcttccagatgggtttaaggtggagaaagacaaacaaattgtgattgcattcactacacttttggtacGCAGACTTGTTCTGATAAACTGgtagaacccaaactctcctcttttaagtcagtgggaaacagatgtgttatactatttgaaattggaaaaaatcaaatactagaTAGATACAAATATCTatacagactttttttaaaacatggcagggtctaatcagtaatattttaaaataagcacaaaaataaagcacagagaattgattaatttaggtatgtttacaggtcttaaatttcacaccgtttggcttgctctctctttctcaggggtggggatcgatttgttcttaactgtttctttttgtaaaaacttgattgatttgtatggattgtaataaaattaataaaaagggaaaaaaaaattagacaaaatgGAAGGAGTCTACAGTGTTAATAATGGGATTTTTGGATTGGGAGAGCTGCACAAAATTTCTGGACCAGTAGGGGGCCAGATTTTatgaatgacaaaaaaacaaatacaactttGTGTGTTCACTTTATGATCACTACCATATGTTCAATGCATATATATTGATGGCTCCACAGTAAAGGCTGTTACAAACAAAGTTGAAAAGTGAGCTTGCAGAAAAACagtattatgtaaataaaaaaataaactgagctTAAACAACTAtcatcaaatatgaaaaacatacCAATCTAgatgttgtttttatttgattgttAATGGAAGTTTACTATTATAAAAACAATCTTCTAGAAACATCAGTTTTTGTTACACAAAACATTAACAAACCATAATATGGGTAACAGCATGGTCTGAATGTGAAATTGAATACACAGCTAATTAATCAATAATACGAGTCATTCAGCCATTCAGAAATATTATGCATGTAATGTCTAAACACTAATctattaaaggaaaacaaatgaagTTGTCTGTGTTGATTCATGAACATCATTTTCACTGTTACTTCCATTCTTACAGTATATGGTGGTCTGATAAGTTTACATTCTTGAAGTGATTTTTATTATACAGGATACTCTGAAAGTCTTGacatgtttttcagttttatgtgGCAGTTCATTACTTGCCTTCTATATGGATTCTTGGATGGAAAACAGTCTGGTGAAAATCTTCCAAAATAAGGGGCATTACTTTCATTTTCATGAGCACACACAGTTCTAATGTAATTTAAATGCTTGTTTTAAGAAAATTAGTGCTAATGTTGCACTTCTTTAAAACAATAATACTGTCCTGACATATATTGACTTCTGTCCCACATTGGTAaatagtatttacattttttcatgggCATTGTTGATTTTTAGACTGCACTAATTTCCATAAAGCATTAAAATACAGCAAGTTTGTAATGGGTTAGGGCTCACAAACTATCAAGATAGCCATTTAAGCAAATGTAAATTAAGTGACCAAACTATTTGGTGGATGCACGGTCAAGCAGAAAAGAATGTGCTGTGTGCAGTCTGGTAACAGAAACTTATAAATAAACTGTTTGGCTAAACATATTTATGAAgtacaagaaaatgatcacaggcgTCATGCTTATTTTCAGATTCCCAGCAGCCAATAATGATGTTTAACTCCAAAAGATTATTTGTGCATGCAAGTGCAGATTATTGAATATCAGGTTTCCAGCTTAATCACCTTAACCTGATtatatgtgtgcatgtaaatgtgcCCAGTATCAAAGAGGGAGGAGAATCAAGAAAATACATGAAATGATCGTGCCAATCATGCATAGAGTTTTCAGTTTTGAGTCTCGTGCAATTGGCTTGCACAGATTAATATTAGAGTATTTTACCtgaatgttttaacatttaattcaAGAGTCCCAAGAATCATTCATGATCTCAGTCTGTGTAATGGAGGGGTCAAGTTGCCCAGGATGTTGACATGTGACCTCAGTCTTAACAGAGAATTTCTGTTTGTGTCAAAGGAGCTACAGGAATAGACTGAgtgaataaataactgaaaaggaaAGCTGGTCAGTCTGCCACTGATTCGTGTCTGCATTTGAGCTGATTTCTTAAGAGCTAGTTACCAATGAAAATCGCAGGCCCTTTTGCCCCTGGTACTGAATTTGCCCATCTCAGTGGTGAGCACTGTATCAAACTTGACCTTGGGCAGTTTTGCTTTGTCCCTTTGTAGTGTTCAATTAAAAAATCTGTGTCagaatgtttatgtattttttgcttttatcattCTGGTACTTGATGTTAGTCAAGGATGACTTACTGTTGGAAACTGTAGATTGAATTTATCtgatattttgaacaatttggtttgatttttttttggtctttatttttttttttctcctctcaatAAGGGTACAGACATTGTGTTCTGGTTGGTCATGACTTTGGTGGGATGCTGGCTTGGCACTTTGCAATAACCTACCCTGAGATGGTTCAGCAGCTCGTCATCATCAATGCTCCACATCCAGCTTTTTGGCAGGGTATGTGCATTGACTTGTTTTGCTGTCAAACGCTTTTTTGCATTCACAGCAGGATACAGCCTAAGTAGTAGCAGTCTTAAGGAGTAATTTTGTAGCAACTATTTTTCTAAGTCACCACCTCAAAATCCTGCGGTTcactttatttacagttatttgcacacagtacattt
This genomic window from Polypterus senegalus isolate Bchr_013 chromosome 12, ASM1683550v1, whole genome shotgun sequence contains:
- the LOC120539982 gene encoding epoxide hydrolase 4 isoform X1, which codes for MFRLFAALLLLPTRVALRLVSWSYWSVTYGTCSITSCMVLVGMVWRTVFNPRKTLYWRVRRKPPACLEDPSLGSHYYIRMKNSGLRFHYVTAGDRGRPLMLFLHGFLEMWYSWRYQLREFKNEYCAVAIDLRGCGDSDCPRRREDYKLGNLLEDVKDIIHTLGYRHCVLVGHDFGGMLAWHFAITYPEMVQQLVIINAPHPAFWQEYIFRHPTQLMKSSFAFFFQIPFLPEVVMTLEDFRVVKNLLTGQRFGIQNPSKRLTEQEVEAYLYSLSQQGRLTGPLNYYRNLFSSVPAKCQDVNVPCLLIWGERDMLFGMEVAKWSGAYVRNSFKFKVLPGSSRLVQQDYPDHVNTLVKTFLKQTCK
- the LOC120539982 gene encoding epoxide hydrolase 4 isoform X2, translated to MFRLFAALLLLPTRVALRLVSWSYWSVTYGTCSITSCMVLVGMVWRTVFNPRKTLYWRVRRKPPACLEDPSLGSHYYIRMKNSGLRFHYVTAGDRGRPLMLFLHGFLEMWYSWRYQLREFKNEYCAVAIDLRGCGDSDCPRRREDYKLGNLLEDVKDIIHTLGYRHCVLVGHDFGGMLAWHFAITYPEMVQQLVIINAPHPAFWQEYIFRHPTQLMKSSFAFFFQIPFLPEVVMTLEDFRVVKNLLTGQRFGIQNPSKRLTEQEVEAYLYSLSQQGRLTGPLNYYRNLFSVPAKCQDVNVPCLLIWGERDMLFGMEVAKWSGAYVRNSFKFKVLPGSSRLVQQDYPDHVNTLVKTFLKQTCK